The Streptomyces liliiviolaceus sequence GACGGCCGGTCCCGGAGGCCCGCCGGGAACAGCGAGCATCGCCGCGTAGGTGAGGCTGGACACTCCGCCGGGCAGTCTGCGCAGGCCTTCCAGGCTCGCTCCGGGCCATCGCGCCGTCACGGCGGCGGTGAACCTGGCCCGCAGCCGCGCCTCGTCGGACCGGTCGCGGGATACGTCAGTGGATTCGGCTGTCACCCGGCAAATCTCCCCGGCGGGACCTCGCCGGACAAGGTCGGGGTCCGCGCGCACTGGAGATTTCCACAGTGCCCCGTGCGGGCGCGCCGAGGGCCGGGCCCGCGTGCGTGATAGCCACGGCAGCATGACGGAGAACGGGATGCACGGGACGGACATGATGAGCCGCTTCTCGCTGGCGGGCAGGGTCGCGGTGGTCACGGGAGCGTCGTCGGGGCTGGGCATCGCCCACGCCGTCGCCATGGCCCAGGCCGGAGCGGACGTCGCCGTCGGCGCGCGACGCGTGGACGGCCTGCGGGAGACGGTCGAGCGCGTACGGGCCACCGGCCGCGACGCTGTGGCGGTCCGGACCGACGTCACCGCGGCCGAGGACTGCGACGCGCTGGTCGACGCCGCGATGAGCCGCTTCGGACGGGTGGACGTCCTGGTCAACAACGCGGGGACCGGCGGCGGTTACCACCCCGCCACCGAGGACCCGCCGGAGAACTTCCTCTCCACGGTGGACGTCAACCTCAACGGGTCCTACTGGATGGCACAGGCCTGCGGTCGCGTCATGCGGCCCGGCAGCTCCGTCATCAACATTTCGAGTGTCATGGCGGTCACCACCGCGAGGATGCCGGCGGCCGGCTACAGCGCCGCCAAGGCGGCGGTCCTCGGCCTCACCCGGGACCTCGCCGCGCAGTGGGGCCCCTGGGCATCCGTGTCAACGCCATCCTGCCCGGGGTCTTCCCCTCCGAGCAGACCGCGCACTACAGCGAGAACTACCGGCGCAAGCTGATCGCGGCGAGGATCCCGCTCGGGCGCATCGGCGACCCCGAGGACGTCGCCGCGGTCGCGGTGTTCCTGGCCGGCGACGCCTCGGCGTACCTCACCGGCGTCAGCCTGCCGGTCGACGGCGGTGTACTGCTGCTCTGAATCACTCCCGCGCGGCGCCGACGGCCCTGCCGAGCTGCTCCCGCAGGGCCGCCACCGCGTCGATCTCCGCCTCGACGCCCGATCCGACGGGGATGACGGTGATGTGCTCGGCTCCCGACTCGACGAAGGGCAGCAGGAACTCCGCGACCTGTTCCGGGGTTCCCGCCGGGGCGATGTACTGGAACTTCTCGTACGGCAGGTGGTAGAGCCCCTGCATCTTCGCGGCCAGCAGTTCGCGGGCCCGCCGCGGGTCGGTGTCCAGGCCGCACCAGACGTTCACCCCGAACCACGACGGCGTCGGCCGGTCGAGGCCCGAGGCCGCTTCGAGGATCCGCTCCCGGGTCTCGGCGAACCGGCGCGCGGAGCAGAAGATGCCGAGCCAGCCGTCCCCCGACTCCGCGGTGCGCCGGACCGCCACGTCGCCCTTGCCGCCGATGACGATCGGGATGCCCGGGTCCGGCGCCGGCAGGATCCGGGCCCCGTCGAGCCGGAAGAACTCCCCCTCGTGGCTGACCTCCTCGCCCGTCAGCAGCCGCCGGACCAGCATCAGGGCCTCGTCCAGGCGCCGTCCCCTGGTCCTCGGGTCGACACCGGCGTTGCTCACCTCCCGGCGGTCCTCGCCGCCCACGCCGACGCCGAGCGTGAGCCGTCCGGGCGCCGCCTGGCTCAGCGTGGACAACTGCCGGGCGGTCGCCATCGGGTGGCGCAGTCCGAGCAGGTAGATCCCGATGAGCACCGACAGCCTGTCGTGGGAGGACAGCATGGTGTTCGCGGTGATCATGCCGTCGAATCCGGACCCGTCGTGGAAGCTGATGTGGTCCCCGACGGAGACGTGGTCCAGTCCGGCCTCCTCGACCCGGTCGAGC is a genomic window containing:
- a CDS encoding LLM class flavin-dependent oxidoreductase, which gives rise to MAPFTSPFTMGISDQDGFTTSDPRRRRRLLDRVEEAGLDHVSVGDHISFHDGSGFDGMITANTMLSSHDRLSVLIGIYLLGLRHPMATARQLSTLSQAAPGRLTLGVGVGGEDRREVSNAGVDPRTRGRRLDEALMLVRRLLTGEEVSHEGEFFRLDGARILPAPDPGIPIVIGGKGDVAVRRTAESGDGWLGIFCSARRFAETRERILEAASGLDRPTPSWFGVNVWCGLDTDPRRARELLAAKMQGLYHLPYEKFQYIAPAGTPEQVAEFLLPFVESGAEHITVIPVGSGVEAEIDAVAALREQLGRAVGAARE